A DNA window from Prochlorococcus marinus str. GP2 contains the following coding sequences:
- the sufB gene encoding Fe-S cluster assembly protein SufB, whose protein sequence is MVNENLVKDVVKEPYKYGFVTDIETEKIEKGLNEDIIKLISQKKEEPKFLLDFRLKAFKKWQKMKEPDWAGLGYKQIDYQDIIYYSAPKQKEKISSLDEVDPKLLETFDKLGIPLTEQKKLTNVAVDAVFDSVSIATTFREELAEHGVIFCSISEAVKNHADLIEKYLGTVVPASDNYFAALNSAVFSDGSFVYIPKGVTCPMDLSSYFRINSGDSGQFERTLIIAEESSSVSYLEGCTAPMFDTNTLHAAVVELIALDDASIKYSTVQNWYAGDEEGIGGIFNFVTKRGKCLGKRSKISWSQVETGSAITWKYPSCLLLGEESVGEFYSVALTNNLQQADTGTKMIHIGPKTKSTIVSKGISAGNSKNSYRGLVKMGTKATGSRNYSQCDSMLIGDQASANTFPYIKSQQPNSEIEHEASTCRISEDQLFYLQSRGIDFEEAVSMMVSGFCRDVFNQLPMEFAAEADKLLALKLEGSVG, encoded by the coding sequence ATGGTCAACGAAAATTTAGTTAAAGATGTAGTAAAAGAGCCTTACAAATATGGTTTCGTTACTGATATTGAAACTGAAAAAATAGAGAAGGGATTAAATGAAGATATTATAAAATTAATTTCACAGAAAAAAGAAGAACCAAAATTTCTTCTTGATTTTAGATTAAAAGCCTTTAAAAAATGGCAAAAAATGAAAGAGCCTGATTGGGCAGGATTAGGATATAAACAAATCGATTATCAAGATATTATTTATTACTCTGCTCCTAAGCAAAAAGAGAAAATTTCTAGCTTAGATGAAGTTGATCCCAAACTTCTTGAGACTTTTGACAAATTAGGAATACCCCTTACGGAGCAAAAAAAACTAACAAATGTAGCAGTAGATGCTGTCTTTGATAGTGTTTCTATAGCTACAACTTTTAGGGAAGAACTTGCTGAACATGGAGTTATATTCTGCTCAATTAGTGAAGCAGTAAAAAATCACGCGGATTTGATTGAAAAATATTTAGGTACAGTAGTGCCAGCTAGTGATAATTATTTTGCAGCACTAAATTCTGCAGTTTTTAGTGATGGTTCTTTTGTTTATATCCCAAAAGGTGTTACCTGCCCTATGGATCTATCTTCCTACTTCAGGATTAATAGTGGAGATTCAGGACAATTCGAAAGAACACTAATCATTGCTGAAGAATCAAGTTCTGTAAGCTATCTAGAAGGTTGTACAGCACCAATGTTTGATACAAATACCCTACATGCAGCAGTTGTAGAGCTTATAGCATTAGACGACGCCTCAATAAAATATTCAACAGTGCAAAATTGGTATGCTGGTGATGAAGAAGGTATTGGCGGAATTTTTAATTTTGTCACCAAGAGAGGTAAATGTTTAGGTAAGAGAAGTAAAATTAGCTGGTCTCAAGTTGAAACAGGGTCTGCAATTACATGGAAATATCCTAGCTGTCTTCTTTTAGGGGAAGAATCTGTAGGTGAATTTTATTCAGTGGCTCTCACCAATAATCTTCAGCAAGCAGATACCGGCACAAAAATGATCCATATTGGTCCTAAGACCAAATCAACTATTGTTAGCAAAGGTATTAGTGCAGGTAACTCAAAAAATAGCTATAGAGGTCTTGTCAAAATGGGAACAAAAGCTACAGGATCAAGAAATTACAGTCAATGTGATTCAATGTTAATAGGGGATCAAGCTTCTGCAAATACATTTCCTTACATCAAATCTCAACAACCCAATTCTGAAATTGAGCATGAAGCAAGCACATGTAGAATCTCAGAAGACCAACTTTTTTATCTCCAAAGCAGAGGTATAGATTTTGAAGAGGCAGTATCTATGATGGTTAGCGGTTTTTGCAGAGATGTATTTAATCAATTACCTATGGAATTTGCTGCTGAAGCAGATAAGTTACTGGCACTTAAACTAGAGGGATCAGTAGGTTAA
- the sufC gene encoding Fe-S cluster assembly ATPase SufC, whose product MQSKMKESDPILEVENLSASTENLPILKGVSLTVYPGEIHAIMGRNGCGKSTLSKIIAGHPSYNITNGDIKFLGENINSLEPEERSQSGIFLGFQYPIEIPGVSNLEFLRVSTNARRKFLNKEELDTFDFEELVKEKLEIVKMDHAFLSRSVNQGFSGGEKKRNEILQMALLEPKIAILDETDSGLDIDALRIVASGIKKISNTQTGIILITHYQRLLNEIKPNYVHVMSDGQIIKTGESDLALELEEKGYEWTDNFIKET is encoded by the coding sequence ATGCAAAGTAAAATGAAAGAATCAGATCCGATTTTAGAAGTTGAAAATCTCTCCGCATCTACTGAAAATCTTCCAATTTTAAAAGGGGTTTCACTTACTGTCTATCCAGGAGAAATCCATGCCATTATGGGAAGAAATGGATGTGGCAAAAGTACTCTTTCGAAAATCATTGCAGGACATCCCTCGTATAATATTACAAATGGCGACATAAAATTTTTAGGTGAAAACATCAACTCTCTAGAACCTGAAGAGAGATCTCAATCAGGAATTTTTCTTGGTTTTCAATATCCAATTGAGATTCCAGGTGTTAGTAACCTTGAGTTTCTTAGAGTTTCAACTAATGCTAGAAGGAAATTCCTCAACAAAGAAGAATTGGATACTTTTGATTTTGAAGAATTAGTTAAAGAAAAGTTAGAAATTGTGAAAATGGATCATGCATTCCTGTCAAGGAGTGTCAATCAAGGCTTTTCCGGAGGTGAAAAAAAAAGAAATGAAATTCTGCAAATGGCTTTACTTGAGCCCAAGATAGCGATATTAGATGAGACCGATTCTGGTCTAGATATCGATGCTTTAAGAATTGTGGCATCAGGAATTAAAAAAATATCTAATACACAAACTGGAATTATACTTATTACCCACTATCAAAGATTATTAAATGAAATTAAACCAAATTATGTCCATGTTATGTCAGACGGTCAAATCATAAAAACTGGTGAGAGTGATCTTGCTCTAGAACTTGAGGAAAAAGGGTATGAATGGACTGATAACTTTATAAAAGAGACCTAA
- a CDS encoding DUF4912 domain-containing protein yields the protein MADGIMNKVQLLSLTLRQLRQEASKLSVPLYSRKTKAVLVDLILKYQEKSTKKTYTTPPESKSEETTESNTFNSSEEVKTNVVFLPRDPDWAYVFWQISDADREKAQSLGANKLCLRLFDASGSEGSNLNQGTLREIAVDSYSTEWYLPIPLADRDYKVELGYKYGFNWMSLAFSTISHVPGSHPSEQILDKFVPFNLDSTLESIPDISNPVVSEQNGMHERLYQAATNIPFRRKVGSEEFMENVNSTNLNDNLTDSGVGKWSSGLNDSGSGIVKNRSFWLVADAELIVYGATEPSAKLTIGGEDVPLAADGTFRIQVPFRDGTQNYDIKAVDVSGEQEKSISMKFERTTPLDDTNEKDNAETEWF from the coding sequence GTGGCTGATGGGATCATGAACAAAGTTCAATTACTCTCACTAACCCTCAGACAATTACGTCAAGAAGCAAGTAAATTATCGGTTCCGCTATACAGTCGCAAAACAAAAGCTGTTTTAGTTGATTTAATACTTAAATATCAAGAAAAATCTACAAAAAAAACATACACTACACCTCCTGAGTCAAAATCTGAAGAAACTACTGAGTCCAATACTTTCAATAGTAGTGAAGAAGTTAAAACTAATGTAGTTTTCCTACCCCGAGATCCAGATTGGGCTTATGTTTTTTGGCAAATTTCTGATGCAGATAGAGAAAAAGCACAATCTCTGGGAGCCAATAAATTATGTTTACGATTATTTGATGCTTCTGGTTCTGAAGGAAGCAACTTGAATCAAGGAACACTAAGGGAGATTGCGGTTGATAGTTACAGCACCGAGTGGTATTTGCCAATCCCACTTGCAGATAGAGATTATAAAGTTGAATTAGGTTACAAATATGGGTTTAACTGGATGTCATTGGCATTTTCTACGATAAGCCATGTTCCTGGGTCTCATCCTTCTGAGCAAATTCTAGATAAATTTGTACCTTTTAACTTAGATTCTACTCTTGAGTCAATCCCAGATATTTCTAATCCTGTTGTTTCAGAGCAAAATGGTATGCATGAAAGGTTATACCAAGCAGCAACAAACATTCCTTTCAGAAGAAAAGTTGGTTCTGAAGAATTTATGGAAAACGTAAATTCAACAAACCTCAATGATAATCTTACAGACTCAGGTGTTGGTAAATGGTCATCAGGTTTAAATGATTCTGGAAGCGGAATTGTTAAAAATAGATCTTTTTGGCTCGTTGCTGATGCTGAATTAATTGTTTATGGAGCTACAGAGCCTTCTGCAAAACTGACAATAGGAGGAGAAGATGTACCTCTTGCTGCAGATGGTACTTTTAGAATTCAAGTTCCATTTAGAGATGGGACTCAAAACTATGATATTAAAGCTGTTGATGTATCCGGTGAGCAAGAAAAAAGTATATCAATGAAATTTGAAAGAACAACACCACTTGACGACACTAATGAAAAAGATAATGCTGAGACTGAATGGTTTTAA
- a CDS encoding alpha-D-glucose phosphate-specific phosphoglucomutase, with the protein MNQVSVININSPFLDQKPGTSGLRKSTLKFQEQHYLEVFIEAILQSLEDLKGSTLVVGGDGRYGNIEAIEKIVQICIAHKVQKVIVPKYGLLSTPATSHLIRKENAIGGIILSASHNPGGIDGDFGVKLNISNGGPAPEIITNKIFKASQILTSYKICKIQLPDFSEYGTYPYGETTLEIIDGLTDYSNLMEKIFDFDQISDFLKKDFSLIFDAMNAVTGPYAKNIFVEKMGLTPDCVMNGNPLKDFGGLHPDPNLTYASHLADLLLNKKSYSFGAACDGDGDRNMILGSGCFVNPSDSLAVITANTKCVPGYKDGITGVARSMPTSSAVDNVARALNIPCFETPTGWKFFGNLLDSNLITLCGEESFGTGSNHVREKDGLWAVLYWLQVLAEKKCSVSDLMQNHWKQFGRNYYSRHDYEAIPSNIANQIFGNLTSMLEHLKGNSFAGHLVKVADNFSYLDPVDNSISENQGLRLILDDNSRVIVRLSGTGTKGATLRLYFEKFFDPQQNLSLNPQIALKPLINDLDDLLNISKLTQMETPTVIT; encoded by the coding sequence ATGAATCAAGTTAGTGTAATTAATATCAATTCTCCTTTTCTAGATCAAAAACCAGGCACCTCTGGATTAAGAAAAAGTACTTTAAAGTTTCAGGAACAACATTATCTAGAAGTTTTTATTGAAGCAATCTTACAATCATTAGAAGATTTAAAAGGTTCAACATTAGTAGTTGGTGGTGATGGCAGATATGGCAATATTGAAGCAATAGAAAAAATTGTCCAAATATGTATTGCTCATAAAGTTCAAAAGGTTATTGTTCCAAAATACGGTTTATTATCTACTCCTGCGACTTCACATTTAATTAGAAAAGAAAACGCTATTGGTGGAATTATTCTTTCTGCAAGCCATAATCCTGGTGGGATTGATGGCGACTTTGGAGTGAAATTGAATATCTCTAATGGTGGCCCAGCTCCTGAGATAATTACTAATAAGATTTTCAAGGCGTCACAAATACTAACTAGTTATAAAATTTGTAAAATTCAATTACCTGATTTTAGTGAATATGGAACTTATCCTTACGGTGAAACTACTTTAGAAATTATTGATGGATTAACTGATTATTCTAATTTGATGGAGAAAATTTTTGACTTTGATCAAATTAGTGATTTTTTAAAAAAAGACTTCTCGTTAATCTTTGATGCAATGAATGCTGTTACAGGCCCATATGCAAAAAATATTTTTGTTGAAAAAATGGGTCTTACACCTGATTGCGTCATGAATGGTAACCCGTTAAAAGATTTTGGAGGTTTACATCCTGATCCTAATCTTACTTACGCATCCCACTTGGCTGATTTGTTATTAAATAAAAAATCTTATAGTTTTGGTGCTGCATGCGATGGAGATGGAGATAGGAATATGATTTTAGGAAGTGGATGTTTTGTAAATCCTAGTGATAGTCTTGCAGTTATCACTGCCAATACAAAATGTGTCCCTGGTTATAAAGATGGTATTACAGGTGTGGCACGATCCATGCCAACCAGCTCAGCGGTTGATAATGTTGCTCGAGCATTAAATATACCTTGTTTCGAGACACCTACTGGCTGGAAGTTTTTTGGAAATCTTTTAGATTCTAATTTAATTACTTTATGTGGAGAAGAAAGTTTCGGAACAGGTAGTAATCATGTGAGAGAGAAAGATGGACTATGGGCAGTTTTGTATTGGTTACAAGTTTTAGCTGAGAAAAAATGTTCGGTAAGTGATTTGATGCAGAATCATTGGAAACAATTTGGTAGGAATTATTATTCAAGACATGATTATGAGGCAATTCCCTCAAATATTGCTAATCAAATCTTTGGTAATCTAACTTCTATGCTCGAACATTTAAAAGGAAATAGCTTTGCTGGCCATTTAGTCAAAGTTGCAGATAACTTTTCATATTTAGATCCCGTTGATAATTCCATTAGTGAAAATCAAGGTTTAAGATTGATCCTTGATGATAATTCTCGAGTAATTGTGCGCCTTTCTGGAACTGGAACTAAGGGTGCAACATTAAGACTTTACTTTGAGAAATTTTTCGATCCTCAACAGAATCTTTCGTTAAATCCTCAGATCGCTTTGAAACCTCTAATAAATGATTTAGATGATTTATTAAACATTTCAAAACTTACTCAAATGGAAACTCCTACAGTAATTACATAG